A region from the Gossypium hirsutum isolate 1008001.06 chromosome A08, Gossypium_hirsutum_v2.1, whole genome shotgun sequence genome encodes:
- the LOC107938425 gene encoding receptor-like protein kinase HERK 1, protein MGCRVFELLFWVSLILCLACLVRGFTPADNYLIDCGSFTNTTVGHRVFMADNLASKLLSTPQSVIGNISKASITSSDDSPLYQTARVFTDVSKYTFSISRQGRHWIRLYFYPFAFGNYNLSLAKFDVSTENHVLLTSFSVQAPLVKEFSVNVTSNSLAVTFSPLKGSFAFINAIEVVSVPDELIQDGAHLVKSSMAFQGLTLQALETVFRVNMGGPTVSFENDTLWRTWVPDQRFLVEKNLALSVSNFRAVKFVEGGATPDIAPSTVYGSCTEMNSANVTGGNFNVTWEFDVDPGFQYLVRFHFCDIVSDALNELYFNVFIDSLMVVRDLDLSTYLVNVLAAAYYMDYVTDLVTSNKLHVSIGPSTLPGSEPNAILNGLEIMKMNNSDGSLTGSATINASGSSSKMNIGSIVGASAGVASGLLLAGVIFMVCRKRRRQALHGQSKTWIPFSINGGTSQTMGSKYSKGTTASLNSNASYHIPFLAVQEATNNFDESWVIGIGGFGKVYKGELNDGTKVAVKRGNPRSQQGLAEFQTEINMLSQFRHRHLVSLIGYCDEKNEMILIYEYMENGTLKSHLYGSGYPSLSWKQRLEICIGAARGLHYLHTGYAKAVIHRDVKSANILLDENFMAKVADFGLSKTGPEIDQTHVSTAVKGSFGYLDPEYFRRQQLTEKSDVYSFGVVLFEVLCARPVIDPTLPREMVNLAEWAMKWQKKGQLEQIIDPNLKGSIRHDSLRKFGETAEKCLADFGVDRPSMGDVLWNLEYALQLQEAVVGRDPEENSTNMIGELSSQINNVGPLDPTVSSVQLEASSVNDLSGVSMSKVFSQLLKSEGR, encoded by the coding sequence atgggttGTAGAGTATTTGAATTGCTGTTCTGGGTTTCTTTAATTTTGTGTTTAGCATGTTTGGTTAGAGGATTTACACCTGCAGATAATTACCTTATTGATTGTGGATCATTTACTAATACTACCGTGGGTCATCGAGTTTTCATGGCTGATAATTTAGCCTCAAAGCTCCTTTCAACACCACAAAGTGTTATTGGGAACATTTCAAAAGCTTCAATTACTTCCTCTGATGATTCCCCACTTTATCAAACTGCAAGAGTCTTTACCGATGTCTCGAAGTACACGTTTTCGATTAGCCGACAAGGAAGGCATTGGATTCGGCTTTATTTCTATCCGTTTGCTTTCGGTAATTATAATTTGAGCTTGGCTAAGTTCGATGTTTCCACCGAAAACCATGTTCTTCTCACCAGTTTCAGTGTTCAAGCTCCTCTTGTGAAAGAATTTTCGGTTAATGTAACATCGAATAGCCTTGCTGTTACGTTTAGTCCTTTAAAGGGTTCGTTTGCGTTTATAAATGCTATAGAAGTTGTTTCGGTTCCTGATGAACTCATTCAGGATGGTGCTCATTTGGTTAAATCATCGATGGCATTCCAAGGGCTAACGTTGCAGGCGTTAGAGACAGTTTTTAGAGTGAATATGGGAGGACCTACCGTCTCATTCGAGAATGATACCCTTTGGCGAACATGGGTGCCTGACCAACGTTTTCTGGTAGAAAAAAACCTTGCTCTGAGTGTATCGAATTTTAGAGCTGTCAAGTTTGTCGAGGGTGGGGCAACTCCGGATATTGCTCCGAGTACTGTCTACGGTTCCTGTACTGAAATGAATTCTGCAAATGTAACCGGAGGTAACTTCAATGTCACTTGGGAATTCGATGTGGATCCGGGATTTCAGTACCTTGTTAGGTTTCACTTTTGCGATATTGTTAGCGATGCTCTTAACGAGTTGTActttaatgtttttattgattCCTTGATGGTTGTTCGGGACCTTGACTTGAGTACTTATTTGGTCAATGTTTTGGCTGCTGCATATTATATGGATTATGTTACAGATTTGGTTACTAGTAATAAGCTTCATGTAAGTATCGGCCCTTCTACTTTACCTGGCTCTGAGCCGAATGCCATATTGAATGGGCtggaaataatgaaaatgaacaaTTCTGATGGCAGCCTTACTGGCTCGGCAACTATTAATGCTTCCGGTTCAAGTTCAAAGATGAACATCGGTTCTATAGTAGGTGCAAGCGCTGGGGTGGCTTCTGGGTTGCTGTTGGCTGGAGTTATCTTCATGGTTTGTAGAAAAAGAAGACGACAGGCACTTCACGGGCAATCAAAGACATGGATTCCGTTTTCGATTAATGGAGGGACTTCTCAAACTATGGGGAGCAAATACTCGAAAGGAACAACTGCCAGTCTCAACTCCAATGCTAGCTATCACATTCCTTTTCTTGCTGTTCAAGAAGCCACAAACAACTTCGATGAAAGTTGGGTTATTGGAATAGGAGGCTTCGGGAAGGTGTACAAGGGAGAACTGAATGATGGTACGAAAGTCGCCGTTAAAAGGGGAAACCCGAGGTCCCAACAAGGACTTGCTGAGTTCCAGACTGAAATCAATATGCTGTCCCAGTTCCGACATCGCCATTTGGTTTCCTTGATTGGTTATTGCGATGAAAAGAATGAGATGATACTGATTTATGAATATATGGAGAATGGAACACTCAAGAGTCATCTCTATGGCTCAGGTTATCCGAGTTTAAGCTGGAAACAAAGGCTTGAAATATGCATCGGGGCGGCTCGAGGACTCCACTACCTCCATACAGGCTATGCAAAAGCTGTTATTCATCGTGATGTGAAGTCCGCGAATATCTTACTAGATGAGAACTTCATGGCCAAAGTTGCTGATTTTGGGCTGTCGAAAACAGGTCCTGAAATCGATCAAACCCATGTTAGTACGGCAGTGAAAGGAAGTTTTGGGTACTTGGATCCGGAATATTTCAGAAGGCAACAACTGACGGAGAAATCGGATGTATATTCATTCGGAGTGGTTTTGTTTGAAGTTCTTTGTGCAAGACCGGTAATAGACCCGACGCTCCCGAGGGAAATGGTAAATCTAGCTGAATGGGCGATGAAATGGCAGAAGAAAGGACAGCTGGAGCAAATAATCGATCCTAACCTCAAAGGAAGCATCAGGCATGATTCTCTTCGTAAGTTTGGCGAAACTGCTGAAAAGTGCTTAGCTGATTTCGGTGTGGACCGGCCCTCCATGGGAGATGTCTTATGGAATCTGGAGTATGCTCTTCAACTTC